The Puntigrus tetrazona isolate hp1 chromosome 4, ASM1883169v1, whole genome shotgun sequence genome includes a window with the following:
- the LOC122342340 gene encoding nestin-like, with protein sequence MQRQKSASKPQDGEKRRRRRSEDEGRSVAFSPDARLCVSLLCLSLCLFITWLHVQQSATLAEISQKYERLRGLEETLSAVSLELQASSSSVSSALQSWAALRAEQEASELLLRSLAERARSLTEAQRSPEPEELRGAAGRHGAWAQQLNDAGRRLQALSRCRRCRTGRRERPGAGAQREEDARRLSDRLDWSDDAVSKLPRQLRAWRSGSGARGRLDSRAPVRDTPSPPRTPPAPCSGSARGSAPPTAGWRSCRSGCGAPRNT encoded by the exons ATGCAGCGGCAGAAGAGCGCGAGCAAGCCGCAGGACGGGGAGaagcggcggcggcggcggagcGAGGACGAGGGGCGTTCGGTGGCGTTCAGCCCCGACGCGAGGCTCTGCGTCAGTCTGCTGTGTCTCTCGCTGTGTCTCTTCATCACATG GCTGCACGTCCAGCAGAGCGCGACGCTCGCGGAGATCTCCCAGAAGTACGAGCGCCTGCGCGGGCTGGAGGAGACGCTCTCCGCGGTGTCTCTGGAG CTGCAGGCCTCCTCGTCCTCCGTCAGCTCCGCGCTCCAGTCCTGGGCGGCGCTGCGGGCGGAGCAGGAGGCGTCCGAGCTCCTCCTGCGGTCCCTGGCGGAGCGCGCACGGAGCCTGACGGAGGCGCAGCGGAGCCCTGAGCCGGAGGAGCTGCGAGGCGCCGCGGGCCGCCACGGAGCGTGGGCGCAGCAGCTGAACGACGCCGGCAGGCGCCTCCAGGCGCTGAGCCGCTGCAGGAGGTGCAGGACGGGACGGCGCGAACGGCCGGGCGCTGGAGCGCAGCGAGAGGAGGACGCCCGGCGGCTGAGCGACCGGCTGGACTGGAGCGACGACGCCGTCTCCAAGCTCCCGCGGCAGCTGCGCGCCTGGAGGAGCGGGTCTGGAGCTCGCGGGCGCCTGGACAGCCGCGCTCCTGTCCGCGACACACCCTCGCCGCCGAGGACGCCGCCCGCTCCGTGCTCCGGCTCGGCGCGCGGCTCAGCGCCACCTACGGCCGGCTGGAGGAGCTGCAGGAGCGGGTGCGGAGCGCCGAGGAACACGTGA